A genomic window from Streptomyces sp. NBC_01429 includes:
- a CDS encoding MSMEG_1061 family FMN-dependent PPOX-type flavoprotein, giving the protein MTSAATTDPTATAERTGHRRLGSATELRDLLGQPHPIVIDKVRARLIADDLELLSRSPFCLLSTSDSRGNCDASPRGDVPGFVHALDDRTLAIPDRPGNRRADSFHNILDNPHVGLLHLVPGGKEVLRVNGRAQILTDAPFFDTMTLKGQRPLLALFIEIDEIFRHCPASLTRSGIWRPETWPTPRP; this is encoded by the coding sequence GTGACCAGCGCCGCGACCACCGACCCCACCGCGACCGCGGAGCGTACGGGCCACCGCAGGCTCGGGTCCGCCACGGAGCTGCGGGACCTGCTCGGCCAGCCGCATCCGATCGTCATCGACAAGGTCCGCGCGCGGCTGATCGCCGACGATCTGGAACTGCTGTCCCGCTCCCCGTTCTGCCTGCTGTCCACCTCGGACAGCCGGGGCAACTGCGACGCCTCACCGCGCGGCGACGTACCCGGATTCGTGCACGCCCTCGACGACCGCACCCTCGCGATCCCGGACCGCCCGGGCAACCGCCGGGCCGACAGCTTCCACAACATCCTGGACAACCCGCACGTCGGCCTCCTCCATCTCGTCCCCGGCGGCAAGGAAGTCCTGCGGGTCAACGGCAGGGCCCAGATCCTCACCGACGCGCCGTTCTTCGACACGATGACACTCAAGGGGCAACGCCCCCTGCTGGCCCTGTTCATCGAGATCGACGAGATCTTCCGGCACTGCCCCGCCTCGCTCACCAGGTCGGGCATCTGGCGGCCGGAGACCTGGCCGACGCCGCGACCCTAG
- a CDS encoding MBL fold metallo-hydrolase — MRIRRLGWAGLEIEHAGQYLLIDAVQNNSPLFSDEPFPLPSAPGGTAAALVTHLHLDHADPVTIGAALAEGAPVFRPEPARGTDHDRTWTAEAEALFIERGIRTHVLRLWEEQRVGPFHIIAGPAIDGLGCPQCCWIVECDGVRVIHAGDTLFHGYWWSIANRVGPIDFAFLPINGAVVDVPHLQPPSPLNASMTPEQAAVAAHILGARTAVPIHYGSIHKPPVYRETPRAVARFVEQCDELGVTSSVRANGDWFTSSDSPLPPQVLQRP, encoded by the coding sequence ATGCGCATACGACGCCTCGGCTGGGCCGGCTTAGAGATCGAGCACGCCGGCCAGTACCTGCTCATCGACGCCGTCCAGAACAACTCACCGCTGTTCTCCGACGAACCGTTCCCCCTCCCGTCCGCACCCGGCGGCACCGCCGCGGCCCTGGTCACCCACCTCCACCTCGATCACGCCGACCCGGTGACGATCGGCGCGGCGCTGGCCGAGGGAGCGCCCGTCTTCCGGCCCGAGCCCGCCCGGGGAACCGACCACGATCGGACGTGGACCGCCGAAGCGGAGGCGCTCTTCATCGAGCGGGGCATCCGGACCCACGTGCTCCGCCTCTGGGAAGAGCAGCGCGTGGGGCCGTTCCACATCATCGCGGGACCCGCGATCGACGGACTGGGCTGCCCGCAGTGCTGCTGGATCGTCGAGTGCGACGGCGTACGCGTCATCCACGCCGGGGACACCCTGTTCCACGGATACTGGTGGTCGATCGCGAACCGTGTCGGCCCCATCGACTTCGCGTTCCTGCCGATCAACGGAGCCGTCGTGGACGTACCCCACCTACAGCCCCCCAGCCCGCTCAACGCCAGCATGACTCCGGAGCAGGCCGCCGTCGCGGCCCACATCCTGGGCGCCCGGACGGCCGTTCCGATCCACTACGGCTCCATACACAAGCCACCGGTCTACCGCGAGACCCCGCGTGCCGTCGCCCGTTTCGTCGAGCAGTGCGACGAGCTGGGTGTGACCTCATCGGTCAGGGCGAACGGTGACTGGTTCACCTCCAGCGACAGTCCCTTGCCGCCACAGGTCCTCCAACGCCCCTGA
- a CDS encoding glycosyltransferase family 39 protein → MAPLPTTAPPPAQQSAPAARRRAFAPVLVTMAPVALALVLGLWGIRREDTLWGDEAVTYEVAHRTLPEIWRTLGHVDAVHGLYYLCLHGVFGVWDGGLAALRLPSVLAVAAGAAGIALLGRTLAGPRAGLLAGLVFPLIPAVQRYAQEGRSYALVCALVIWTTWLLTAAVGRPRGRRWAAYAAVILTACLLHEFALLTLLAHGVTVFRSGPARPVTRGWSVAAGVVVVGTLPLAVFSTTQSSQVNWIGAPGARHTLGFAAVALIGLLCARTPPRTAAAVAKVPPPPLRLGTLALPLLILPTALLMALTPLRALYVERYVLSYTAALALLLGAALDGVWRRAGDGDGARGARLHGYAVTAGAGLLVVLALVPVGTHLRTPQSRQNDATAIARAVRESARPGDGLIFTPARRRVWTLARPQEFRGLSDLALDRSPVASDTLHGTELTPGAVRARMLAARRIVVVHDVAGEPLEATDRENVKRSTLRADFERCGTRRVTRAQITLYARPGAC, encoded by the coding sequence TTGGCGCCGCTCCCGACGACGGCGCCCCCGCCCGCGCAACAGTCCGCACCCGCCGCCCGGCGGCGCGCCTTCGCGCCGGTCCTGGTCACCATGGCGCCCGTCGCCCTGGCCCTGGTGCTCGGGCTGTGGGGGATCCGGCGCGAGGACACCCTGTGGGGCGACGAGGCCGTCACCTACGAGGTGGCGCACCGGACCCTGCCGGAGATCTGGCGCACGCTCGGCCACGTCGACGCGGTGCACGGGCTCTACTACCTGTGTCTGCACGGGGTGTTCGGGGTGTGGGACGGCGGACTGGCCGCGCTGCGGCTGCCGTCGGTGCTCGCGGTGGCGGCGGGCGCCGCCGGAATCGCGCTGCTGGGGCGGACACTCGCGGGGCCGCGCGCCGGGCTGCTGGCCGGGCTGGTCTTCCCGCTGATCCCCGCCGTACAGCGATACGCGCAGGAAGGCCGCTCGTACGCGCTGGTGTGCGCCCTCGTCATCTGGACGACATGGCTGCTGACGGCGGCGGTGGGCAGGCCGCGCGGGCGCCGGTGGGCCGCGTACGCCGCCGTCATACTGACCGCCTGTCTGCTGCACGAGTTCGCGCTGCTGACCCTGCTCGCCCACGGCGTGACGGTGTTCAGGTCCGGACCGGCGCGCCCGGTCACCCGTGGGTGGAGCGTGGCCGCGGGGGTGGTGGTCGTGGGCACACTGCCGCTCGCGGTCTTCAGCACCACCCAGTCGTCGCAGGTCAACTGGATCGGCGCACCCGGCGCGCGGCACACGCTCGGCTTCGCGGCGGTCGCACTGATCGGCCTGTTGTGCGCGCGTACGCCGCCCCGTACCGCAGCGGCGGTGGCGAAAGTCCCGCCACCGCCGCTGCGGCTGGGCACGCTCGCGCTGCCGCTGCTGATCCTGCCGACCGCGCTGCTGATGGCGCTGACTCCACTGCGGGCGCTGTACGTCGAGCGGTACGTCCTGTCGTACACCGCGGCGCTGGCCCTGCTTCTCGGCGCCGCGCTCGACGGGGTGTGGCGGCGCGCGGGGGACGGGGACGGCGCACGCGGGGCGCGACTTCACGGGTACGCGGTGACAGCGGGGGCCGGGCTGCTCGTCGTGCTGGCGCTGGTCCCGGTGGGCACACACCTGCGCACTCCGCAGAGTCGGCAGAACGATGCCACCGCCATCGCGCGCGCGGTGCGGGAGAGCGCGCGACCGGGCGACGGGCTGATCTTCACGCCCGCGCGGCGGCGGGTGTGGACGCTGGCCCGGCCACAGGAGTTCCGGGGGCTCTCGGATCTCGCCCTGGACCGCTCCCCCGTCGCCTCGGACACCCTGCACGGTACGGAGTTGACGCCGGGCGCGGTCCGGGCCCGGATGCTGGCCGCCCGGAGGATCGTCGTGGTCCATGACGTGGCCGGTGAGCCGCTGGAGGCGACGGACCGGGAGAACGTCAAACGATCGACCCTCCGGGCGGACTTCGAGCGGTGCGGCACCCGGCGGGTGACGCGGGCTCAGATCACGCTCTACGCCCGCCCGGGAGCGTGCTGA
- a CDS encoding alginate lyase family protein, whose protein sequence is MSRNITHAMSRRGLLRAAGGLAVAGAAGGLATSVVAGSAQAAPATFTHPGMLNASGELNRAKVRVAAGNDPWLAGWNRLTANSHAQSGWQPNPQATIIRGGTGENYGTLYNDIHAAYQNALRWQIGGTTAHGDTARNILNAWSATLTTVTGNADRFLAAGIYGYQFAQAAELMRGYSGFDLDRFRRMMVNVFYPLNNQFLTEHNGACITNYWANWDLCNMNSILAIGILNDDAGKYDQAVNYFKNGAGNGAIQKAVPFVYESQGLAQWQESGRDQGHTMMGMGQMGAFCEMAWNQGDDLYGYDNNRFMKAAQYVAKYNLGQDVPWTKYTWGTGQSCAYQEHTAISADSRGQARPVWDILHYHYARRRNLSVPYITAIAESVRPEGGGGDYGPNSGGFDQLGFGTLLYAK, encoded by the coding sequence ATGAGCCGCAACATCACCCACGCCATGTCCCGCCGCGGCCTGCTCAGGGCCGCCGGCGGGCTCGCCGTCGCCGGGGCGGCGGGTGGCCTCGCCACCTCCGTCGTCGCCGGCTCCGCCCAGGCAGCCCCGGCCACCTTCACCCACCCCGGCATGCTGAACGCGTCCGGCGAACTCAACCGCGCCAAGGTACGTGTGGCGGCCGGCAACGACCCCTGGCTGGCCGGCTGGAACCGGCTGACCGCCAACTCGCACGCCCAGTCGGGATGGCAGCCCAATCCCCAGGCCACCATCATCCGCGGCGGCACCGGCGAGAACTACGGAACGCTCTACAACGACATCCACGCGGCCTACCAGAACGCCCTGCGCTGGCAGATCGGCGGCACCACCGCCCACGGCGACACGGCCCGGAACATCCTCAACGCCTGGTCGGCCACGCTCACCACGGTCACCGGCAACGCCGACCGGTTCCTCGCCGCCGGGATCTACGGCTACCAGTTCGCGCAGGCCGCCGAACTGATGCGTGGCTACTCCGGCTTCGACCTCGACCGGTTCCGGCGGATGATGGTGAACGTCTTCTACCCGCTGAACAACCAGTTCCTGACGGAGCACAACGGCGCCTGCATCACCAACTACTGGGCCAACTGGGACCTGTGCAACATGAACTCGATCCTGGCGATCGGGATCCTCAACGACGACGCGGGCAAGTACGACCAGGCCGTCAACTACTTCAAGAACGGCGCGGGCAACGGCGCGATCCAGAAGGCCGTCCCCTTCGTGTACGAGAGCCAGGGCCTGGCCCAGTGGCAGGAGTCCGGCCGGGACCAGGGCCACACCATGATGGGCATGGGCCAGATGGGCGCCTTCTGCGAGATGGCCTGGAACCAGGGTGACGACCTGTACGGCTACGACAACAACCGCTTCATGAAGGCGGCCCAGTACGTCGCCAAGTACAACCTCGGCCAGGACGTGCCCTGGACCAAGTACACCTGGGGCACCGGCCAGAGCTGCGCCTACCAGGAACACACCGCCATCTCCGCGGACAGCCGCGGCCAGGCCAGGCCCGTGTGGGACATCCTCCACTACCACTACGCCAGGCGCCGCAACCTCTCCGTCCCGTACATCACCGCCATCGCCGAGAGCGTCCGTCCCGAGGGCGGCGGCGGTGACTACGGGCCGAACAGCGGCGGCTTCGACCAACTGGGCTTCGGCACACTGCTGTACGCCAAGTGA
- a CDS encoding VOC family protein, which produces MILKTYARVFTRSVDDSLPVLRELVGAEPDFRVTFQDLEIAAIGDFCVVAGTDEALAPYRHTIGPLIVDDLDATREAVVALGAELTVPYFESASGHGFYARNPDGAVIEYVRWRPEFARLVFGADH; this is translated from the coding sequence ATGATCCTCAAGACCTATGCCCGGGTATTCACCCGCTCCGTCGACGACTCGCTGCCCGTGCTGCGTGAACTGGTCGGCGCCGAACCCGACTTCCGCGTCACCTTCCAGGACCTGGAGATCGCCGCCATCGGCGACTTCTGCGTGGTGGCGGGCACCGACGAGGCGCTCGCCCCCTACCGCCACACGATCGGACCGCTGATCGTCGACGATCTCGACGCGACCAGGGAGGCCGTCGTGGCGCTGGGGGCCGAGCTGACCGTGCCGTACTTCGAGAGCGCGAGCGGCCACGGCTTCTACGCGAGGAATCCCGACGGCGCGGTCATCGAATACGTGCGGTGGCGGCCCGAGTTCGCCCGTCTCGTCTTCGGGGCGGACCACTGA
- a CDS encoding zinc ribbon domain-containing protein, with protein sequence MTPPATATVLMTLDEQLARSAPEQQGALWRLAEPGRGLDANVVRLSPGGGVAEHSDDVLDVLLVVLDGDGYLGTPDGRQRLTPHTVVWLPRTSYRSLSAGDSGLVYLTAHPRRPGLSVSGAGSGVRSTEGGGPSRRRGRVCAECGRLAQESDARFCGRCGHRLPERP encoded by the coding sequence ATGACGCCGCCCGCTACCGCCACCGTCCTCATGACCCTGGACGAGCAACTCGCCCGTTCGGCCCCGGAACAGCAGGGCGCCCTGTGGAGACTGGCGGAACCGGGACGCGGTCTGGATGCCAACGTTGTCAGGCTGTCGCCGGGCGGGGGAGTGGCCGAGCACAGCGACGACGTGCTCGACGTCCTGCTGGTCGTCCTCGACGGCGACGGCTACCTCGGCACGCCGGACGGCCGTCAGCGGCTCACCCCGCACACGGTGGTCTGGTTACCCAGGACCTCGTACCGCTCCCTGAGCGCGGGCGACAGCGGCCTCGTCTATCTGACCGCCCACCCGCGCCGCCCGGGGCTGTCCGTCTCCGGTGCGGGGTCCGGTGTGCGCTCCACCGAGGGCGGCGGACCGTCCCGCCGACGCGGCCGGGTGTGCGCCGAGTGCGGGCGGCTCGCGCAGGAGAGCGACGCGAGGTTCTGCGGCCGGTGCGGTCACCGGCTGCCGGAACGGCCCTGA
- a CDS encoding LysR family transcriptional regulator has product MEARHMRYALALAEHQHFGRAAAAVGIAQPPLSKQIAALERELGARLFDRTPGGVFPTAAGEAFLARARRALAEMSAAASDAGRAARGETGRLRLGFIGSALLELLPSVLGRFLGDHPDVRPVLREMSSAPGAASLIAGDLDVYIGRGAPRGAGAEDLVSVTVGRDPLVAVVGAGHPYAGQRRVGAEQLREQRLIVTAADDEPATFAGLRALLGDDAPALRGATEARDVHTIIGLAACGAGVGLGPACMRVAARPDTWFCEVSPRVELPALVMSFRASDRSPVLAAFLEVTRALCPHVGGSLDRLLGPEGPLGGTR; this is encoded by the coding sequence GTGGAAGCACGTCATATGCGGTACGCGCTCGCCCTGGCCGAGCACCAGCACTTCGGACGGGCCGCGGCGGCCGTCGGCATCGCGCAGCCGCCGCTCTCCAAACAGATCGCGGCGCTGGAGCGGGAGCTGGGCGCCCGGCTGTTCGACCGTACGCCGGGCGGTGTGTTTCCGACGGCCGCGGGCGAGGCGTTCCTCGCGCGGGCCCGCCGGGCGCTGGCCGAGATGTCGGCGGCGGCGAGCGACGCGGGCCGGGCCGCCCGGGGCGAGACGGGCCGGCTGCGGCTCGGGTTCATCGGTTCGGCCCTGCTGGAGCTGCTGCCCTCCGTACTGGGGCGGTTCCTCGGCGACCATCCCGATGTACGGCCGGTCCTGCGCGAGATGTCGTCGGCGCCGGGCGCCGCGTCGCTGATCGCGGGCGACCTGGATGTGTACATCGGCCGGGGCGCGCCCCGTGGGGCGGGCGCCGAGGATCTCGTGTCGGTCACCGTGGGCCGGGACCCGCTGGTCGCTGTGGTCGGCGCCGGCCATCCCTACGCGGGCCAGCGGCGGGTGGGGGCGGAGCAGCTCAGGGAGCAGCGGCTGATCGTGACGGCCGCGGACGACGAGCCGGCCACCTTCGCCGGGCTCCGGGCGCTGCTGGGGGACGACGCGCCCGCGCTGCGCGGGGCGACCGAGGCGCGGGACGTGCACACCATCATCGGGCTGGCCGCGTGCGGGGCGGGGGTGGGGCTCGGCCCGGCGTGCATGCGGGTGGCGGCCCGCCCGGACACCTGGTTCTGCGAGGTGAGTCCACGGGTGGAACTGCCCGCGCTGGTCATGTCGTTCCGCGCGAGCGACCGCTCCCCCGTACTGGCGGCGTTCCTGGAGGTGACCCGTGCGCTGTGCCCGCATGTGGGCGGTTCACTGGACCGGCTGCTCGGTCCCGAAGGGCCGCTCGGCGGGACGCGCTGA
- a CDS encoding TetR/AcrR family transcriptional regulator, with the protein MEQQEARSRVLAAAEELYYGRGIHAVGIDEVRDRAGVSLAKLYKLFPSKQHLVAAYLTARGRRLRAELAEYVDRAAPAPATSTARLLAVFGHLRETIDAPEHRGCAFTNAWVEAGAHCGPADALVAEAVREHKRLLGDYLADLAADRTDPRGVAEQIQLLTEGAMVLSSIMGPDAARHARRAATAVLDADT; encoded by the coding sequence ATGGAACAGCAAGAGGCGCGGTCCCGCGTGCTGGCGGCCGCCGAGGAGCTGTACTACGGGCGGGGAATCCATGCGGTCGGGATCGACGAAGTCCGCGACCGGGCGGGGGTGTCCTTGGCCAAGCTCTACAAGCTCTTCCCGTCCAAGCAGCACTTGGTGGCCGCCTACCTGACCGCCCGGGGCCGGCGGCTGCGCGCGGAGCTCGCCGAGTACGTCGACCGGGCCGCCCCGGCGCCGGCGACCTCCACGGCGCGGCTGCTCGCCGTCTTCGGCCATCTGCGGGAGACGATCGACGCCCCGGAACACCGCGGCTGCGCCTTCACCAACGCCTGGGTCGAAGCCGGAGCGCACTGCGGCCCGGCCGACGCCCTGGTCGCCGAGGCGGTGCGCGAACACAAGCGCCTGCTCGGCGACTATCTGGCAGATCTGGCGGCGGACCGCACCGACCCCCGCGGTGTCGCTGAGCAGATCCAACTGCTGACCGAGGGGGCGATGGTGTTGTCCTCGATCATGGGGCCGGATGCCGCCCGCCACGCCCGCCGCGCCGCGACCGCGGTACTCGACGCCGACACCTGA
- a CDS encoding MOSC N-terminal beta barrel domain-containing protein, whose amino-acid sequence MYVAMVRHYPVKSMLGGSLPAARLGPGGVEHDRALAVLDTGTGLVATAKHPRLWRGLLAFTATVRGDDVLITSPQGWSAEAGDPRIDGLLSDALGRSVRLTRDRPSAASVERTDPEDVLALGVDARVAAPTLRIGQGSPGSTFVDYAPVHVITTATLEHVGAELVRYRPNIVVETPPGTPAFVENDWVGKELRIGRERPVVLRVTLPTPPVRGSHTGTRPAPARPARRTDPDDGEPGGCPGLRRAPLRRRLRGSRPQRSDQNPRQGRAPLGSSVANRPSARGSI is encoded by the coding sequence ATGTACGTCGCGATGGTGCGGCACTACCCCGTGAAATCGATGCTCGGCGGCTCCCTGCCCGCTGCCCGGCTGGGGCCGGGCGGGGTCGAACACGATCGGGCACTGGCCGTGCTCGACACCGGGACCGGGCTCGTCGCCACCGCCAAGCATCCCCGCCTGTGGCGAGGGCTTCTGGCCTTCACCGCGACGGTCCGCGGCGACGACGTCCTGATCACCTCGCCGCAGGGGTGGAGCGCCGAGGCCGGCGATCCCCGGATCGACGGGCTGCTGTCGGACGCCTTGGGCAGATCCGTCCGGCTGACGCGCGACCGGCCGTCGGCGGCGTCCGTCGAACGAACGGATCCCGAGGACGTACTGGCCCTCGGTGTCGACGCGCGGGTGGCCGCGCCGACGCTACGGATCGGGCAGGGTTCTCCCGGTTCGACCTTCGTCGACTACGCCCCCGTCCACGTCATCACCACAGCCACGCTGGAACACGTGGGCGCCGAACTCGTCCGCTACCGCCCCAACATCGTCGTCGAGACGCCTCCGGGCACACCGGCGTTCGTCGAGAACGACTGGGTGGGAAAGGAACTGCGCATCGGCCGGGAAAGGCCGGTCGTCCTGCGCGTCACCCTGCCGACCCCCCCGGTGCGCGGTTCCCACACTGGAACACGGCCCGCTCCCGCGCGCCCCGCACGCCGTACGGACCCTGATGACGGCGAACCGGGTGGATGTCCCGGGCTTCGGCGTGCTCCCCTGCGCCGGCGGTTACGCGGAAGTCGTCCACAGCGGAGTGATCAGAACCCGCGACAGGGTCGCGCTCCACTAGGGTCTTCCGTTGCGAACCGGCCGAGCGCCCGCGGCAGCATCTGA
- a CDS encoding ArsR/SmtB family transcription factor, which produces MGHGVDERATPTGHLDADSAATIAATLQALATPSRLMILTRLRQSPCGVTELAGAVAMEQSAVSHQLRLLRALGLVTGARQGRRIVYSLYDTHVAQLLDEAVYHIEHLRLGARDLPDRAEDEHDA; this is translated from the coding sequence ATGGGACACGGAGTCGATGAACGCGCCACGCCGACCGGACATCTCGACGCGGACTCCGCCGCCACGATCGCCGCGACACTCCAGGCGCTGGCGACGCCCTCCCGGCTGATGATCCTCACGCGCCTGCGGCAGAGCCCGTGCGGCGTGACCGAACTGGCCGGGGCCGTGGCCATGGAGCAGTCCGCCGTCTCGCACCAGCTGCGGCTGCTGCGCGCGCTGGGGCTGGTGACCGGGGCCCGGCAGGGCAGGCGGATCGTCTACAGCCTGTACGACACCCATGTCGCACAGCTCCTCGACGAAGCCGTCTACCACATCGAGCATCTGCGCCTGGGCGCCCGCGACCTGCCCGACCGCGCGGAGGACGAGCACGACGCGTAG
- a CDS encoding heavy metal translocating P-type ATPase, with amino-acid sequence MALPVLGEQNEKGERDEGVASRPRTALPPPRRTRLFALPEVRWAAVSALAFVLAFPLDLTGAPGWTWGPLYALCYAAGGWEPGWAGLRALRERTLDVDLLMVVAAIGAAAIGQFLDGGLLIVIFAVSGALEALATRRTEDSVRGLLDLAPATAVRLAESGEETVHLADLAVGDLVLVRPGERLPADGTVVDGASDVDQATITGEPLPVTRTPGDPVFAGTLNGTGALRVRVDKDASESVIARIVEMVAEASGTKAPTQLFIEKVEQRYSAGVVVATLALFGLPLAFGADFTATLLRAMTFMIVASPCAVVLATMPPLLSAIANAGRHGVLVKSAVVMERLGAVNRVALDKTGTLTEGSPRVTDVMPLPAVPGAGGQWTEEEVLALAASAEHSSEHPLARAVVALAGERGVRLSPAGEFSSAPGRGVRALVGGREVRVGSPAALLGADGGPVRTAVARAEDAGRTAVVVLVDGAPAAVLALADRLRPGAADAVAALGRLTGTAPTLLTGDNERAAGRLAEEVGIGDVRAGLLPEDKAAAVREWEEAGDRTLVVGDGVNDAPALAAAHSGIALGRAGSDLALETADAVVVRDELATVPAVVALSRRARRLVVQNLVIASVCIGALVVWDLAGQLPLPLGVAGHEGSTVLVGLNGLRLLRDSAWRRASATG; translated from the coding sequence ATGGCTCTTCCCGTGCTCGGCGAACAGAACGAAAAGGGTGAACGGGACGAAGGGGTCGCGTCGCGCCCCCGGACCGCGCTGCCGCCGCCGCGCCGGACCCGGCTGTTCGCGCTGCCCGAGGTGCGCTGGGCCGCAGTCTCCGCGCTCGCCTTCGTCCTCGCCTTCCCGCTCGATCTGACCGGTGCCCCCGGCTGGACCTGGGGACCGCTGTACGCGCTCTGCTACGCCGCCGGGGGATGGGAGCCGGGCTGGGCCGGACTGCGGGCGCTGCGCGAGCGGACACTCGATGTCGACCTGCTGATGGTGGTCGCCGCGATCGGGGCGGCGGCGATCGGACAGTTCCTCGACGGCGGCCTGCTCATCGTCATCTTCGCCGTCTCGGGCGCGCTGGAGGCGCTGGCGACCCGGCGCACCGAGGATTCGGTGCGCGGCCTGCTCGACCTGGCGCCCGCCACGGCCGTACGGCTCGCGGAGAGCGGCGAGGAGACCGTCCACCTCGCGGATCTCGCGGTCGGTGACCTCGTCCTCGTACGGCCGGGGGAGCGGCTGCCCGCCGACGGCACCGTGGTCGACGGCGCCAGTGACGTGGACCAGGCGACCATCACAGGCGAGCCGCTGCCGGTCACCAGGACGCCCGGCGACCCGGTGTTCGCCGGGACGCTCAACGGCACGGGCGCGCTGCGCGTACGGGTGGACAAGGACGCCTCCGAGTCGGTCATCGCCCGGATCGTGGAGATGGTCGCCGAGGCGAGCGGCACGAAGGCGCCCACACAGCTGTTCATCGAGAAGGTCGAACAGCGCTACTCGGCCGGTGTCGTGGTCGCCACCCTGGCGCTGTTCGGCCTGCCGCTCGCCTTCGGTGCGGACTTCACCGCGACGCTGCTGCGCGCCATGACCTTCATGATCGTCGCCTCGCCGTGCGCGGTGGTCCTGGCCACGATGCCCCCGCTGCTCTCCGCGATCGCCAACGCCGGGCGCCACGGGGTCCTGGTCAAGTCGGCGGTCGTGATGGAACGGCTCGGCGCGGTGAACCGGGTGGCGCTGGACAAGACCGGCACCCTGACCGAGGGTTCGCCCCGGGTCACCGACGTGATGCCGCTGCCCGCCGTACCCGGCGCGGGCGGGCAGTGGACCGAGGAAGAGGTCCTGGCGCTGGCCGCCTCCGCCGAGCACTCCAGCGAACACCCGCTGGCTCGCGCGGTGGTGGCCCTCGCCGGGGAACGGGGCGTGCGGCTGTCCCCCGCCGGGGAGTTCTCCTCCGCGCCGGGCCGGGGCGTCCGGGCGCTGGTCGGCGGCCGGGAGGTGCGGGTCGGCAGTCCGGCCGCGCTGCTGGGAGCAGACGGCGGCCCGGTCCGTACGGCGGTGGCACGCGCCGAGGACGCCGGGCGCACGGCCGTCGTGGTCCTCGTCGACGGCGCTCCGGCCGCCGTGCTCGCCCTGGCCGACCGGCTGCGCCCCGGAGCCGCCGACGCGGTCGCCGCGCTCGGCCGCCTCACCGGCACCGCCCCCACCCTGCTCACCGGCGACAACGAGCGGGCCGCCGGCCGGCTCGCCGAGGAGGTCGGCATCGGCGACGTCCGCGCGGGGCTGCTGCCCGAGGACAAGGCCGCCGCCGTACGGGAGTGGGAGGAGGCGGGCGACCGGACGCTGGTGGTGGGCGACGGCGTCAACGACGCGCCCGCGCTCGCCGCCGCGCACAGCGGCATCGCCCTCGGCCGGGCCGGCTCCGACCTGGCGCTGGAGACGGCCGACGCGGTCGTCGTGCGCGACGAACTGGCCACGGTCCCGGCCGTCGTCGCCCTCTCCCGCCGCGCCCGCCGCCTCGTGGTGCAGAACCTCGTCATCGCCTCGGTCTGCATCGGCGCGCTGGTCGTCTGGGACCTCGCCGGACAGCTGCCCCTGCCGCTCGGCGTCGCCGGCCACGAGGGCTCCACCGTCCTGGTCGGCCTCAACGGCCTTCGCCTGCTGCGTGATTCGGCCTGGCGGCGCGCGTCGGCCACCGGGTAG